In the genome of [Mycoplasma] phocae, one region contains:
- a CDS encoding bis(5'-nucleosyl)-tetraphosphatase, translating to MRKEKSCGAIIFKKISNELYVLLIQQIGGHWGFPKGHVEENENEHQTAIREVKEETNLDVKIVTNFRAVNTYSPLEGVIKDVIYFIAIPINDEIKKQASEIKLAMWYPIREATKKITFPNDATILKLAVDYFTEK from the coding sequence ATGAGAAAAGAAAAATCTTGCGGAGCAATAATTTTTAAAAAAATAAGCAATGAATTATATGTTCTTCTAATTCAACAAATTGGTGGCCATTGGGGTTTTCCGAAAGGCCATGTCGAAGAGAATGAAAATGAGCATCAAACGGCTATTCGCGAAGTAAAAGAAGAAACCAACTTAGATGTTAAGATAGTAACTAATTTTCGCGCAGTTAACACCTATTCACCACTTGAAGGTGTGATTAAGGATGTAATTTATTTTATTGCCATTCCAATTAACGATGAAATAAAAAAACAAGCCTCTGAAATTAAATTAGCGATGTGATATCCAATCCGAGAAGCCACTAAAAAAATTACTTTTCCGAATGATGCAACAATATTAAAATTAGCTGTTGATTATTTTACTGAAAAATAG
- the secA gene encoding preprotein translocase subunit SecA, which translates to MKLFNFKSTEMRIAEATLRKINHLEKEISKLSDEQLKAKTIEFKERLKLGETSDDIRPEVFAVSREATKRILGKRPYDVQMIGGLILDLGSVAEMKTGEGKTITSIAPVYLNALTGNSVIVSTVNEYLAERDAEEMGQVFNFLGLSVGINKAQMAPDLKRQAYACDVVYSIHSELGFDYLRDNMVMTKEEKVQRGLDFILLDEVDSILIDEAKTPLIISGGDNDESNLYNIADLFVRTLSKDDFFIDEETKSVYLTDEGIEKANKYFNFENLYDIQNSELVHRIQNALRAHKVMKLDVEYIVRNDKIELVDSFTGRIMEGRSYSEGLQQAIQAKERVEIENETKTLATITYQNFFRLFKKISGMTGTAKTEEKEFIDIYNMRVNEVPTNKPVIRFDDKDEIYVDMHSKWKAVVKEVKRVYEKKQPILIGTAQVEDSEVLHEYLLEEGIPHTVLNAKQDASEAEIISNAGQLGAVTIATNMAGRGTDIKPSKEALEVGGLYVLGTEKAESRRIDNQLKGRSGRQGDVGYTKFFLSLDDQLILRFSIQDQWKEMFKSYGEDPIEGEGIRKAFIRAQKKIEGFNYDSRKSVLNYDDVIRQQRDLIYEQRDLILNRDDLGSIIRKMITVAAEQTVNNPYFMKKNNTLDLEGFSNYVNSNFMNLTNHKFDANEIVKYDREELVQHIIQIWQKEYDVLRQNIIDKYGISSLASSERNIILNVFDSAWQDHINTMDKLRRSTNLVQYSQKNPYQIYTQLGSKKFNQLTKRIALECITNLMNNYDALPSSNSQINFPWIIAPNSFDGQISAQQPNLQVQDFIKYLVDSERQKLEREGVPEEEIVQRITELENRIIKELKLDNNLENHIVEAHELVDVKK; encoded by the coding sequence ATGAAGTTATTTAATTTTAAATCCACAGAAATGCGTATTGCAGAAGCAACACTAAGAAAAATTAATCATTTAGAAAAAGAAATTTCTAAGCTAAGTGATGAACAGTTAAAGGCTAAAACTATCGAATTTAAAGAGCGCCTAAAATTAGGAGAAACATCAGACGATATTCGTCCAGAAGTTTTTGCTGTTTCGAGAGAAGCAACAAAAAGAATTTTAGGTAAACGCCCTTATGATGTTCAAATGATTGGAGGATTAATTCTAGACTTAGGATCTGTTGCTGAAATGAAAACTGGTGAAGGTAAAACTATTACCTCAATCGCTCCAGTTTATTTAAATGCGCTAACTGGCAATAGTGTTATTGTTTCAACAGTCAATGAATATCTAGCAGAACGGGATGCCGAAGAAATGGGACAGGTTTTTAATTTTCTCGGATTATCAGTCGGAATTAATAAAGCCCAAATGGCACCAGATCTTAAAAGACAAGCCTATGCATGTGATGTTGTTTATTCAATTCACTCAGAGCTTGGTTTTGATTATCTTCGTGATAATATGGTTATGACTAAAGAAGAAAAAGTCCAACGAGGATTAGATTTTATTCTTTTAGATGAGGTTGATTCAATTTTAATTGATGAAGCAAAAACTCCATTAATTATTTCTGGTGGTGATAATGATGAAAGTAATCTTTACAATATTGCTGATTTATTCGTTAGAACTTTAAGTAAAGATGATTTTTTCATTGATGAAGAAACTAAATCAGTTTATTTAACTGATGAAGGAATTGAAAAAGCTAACAAATATTTTAATTTTGAGAATCTTTATGATATTCAAAATTCAGAGCTTGTTCACCGTATTCAAAACGCACTAAGAGCACATAAGGTTATGAAGCTTGATGTGGAATATATTGTAAGAAATGACAAAATTGAATTAGTTGATTCTTTCACTGGTCGGATTATGGAAGGAAGATCATACTCAGAAGGTTTACAACAAGCCATTCAAGCAAAAGAACGTGTTGAAATTGAAAATGAAACTAAAACTTTAGCAACTATTACTTATCAAAACTTTTTTAGATTATTTAAAAAAATTAGTGGAATGACCGGAACGGCAAAAACTGAAGAAAAAGAATTTATTGATATTTATAATATGCGAGTAAATGAAGTTCCAACTAATAAACCAGTTATTAGATTTGATGATAAAGATGAAATTTATGTTGATATGCATTCAAAATGAAAAGCTGTTGTCAAAGAAGTTAAACGTGTTTATGAGAAAAAACAACCAATTTTAATTGGTACAGCGCAAGTTGAAGATTCAGAAGTACTACATGAATATTTACTAGAAGAAGGCATCCCACATACTGTTCTGAACGCCAAGCAAGATGCCTCAGAAGCTGAAATTATATCTAACGCAGGTCAATTAGGAGCAGTAACCATTGCTACCAACATGGCTGGTCGTGGAACTGACATTAAACCATCAAAAGAAGCTTTAGAAGTTGGTGGACTTTATGTACTAGGAACTGAAAAGGCTGAATCACGTAGAATTGATAATCAGCTAAAAGGTCGTTCTGGCCGTCAAGGTGATGTCGGATACACTAAATTCTTTTTATCATTAGATGACCAATTAATTTTACGTTTTTCAATTCAAGATCAATGAAAAGAAATGTTTAAATCATACGGTGAAGATCCAATTGAAGGTGAAGGAATAAGAAAAGCTTTTATTCGTGCTCAGAAAAAAATTGAAGGTTTCAACTACGATAGTCGGAAAAGTGTTCTAAATTACGATGATGTTATTCGTCAACAACGTGATTTAATTTATGAACAACGTGATTTAATTTTAAATCGAGATGATCTTGGAAGTATTATAAGAAAAATGATTACTGTGGCTGCCGAACAAACAGTTAACAATCCATATTTTATGAAAAAAAATAATACACTTGATCTTGAAGGATTTTCAAATTATGTTAATTCAAATTTTATGAATTTAACTAATCATAAATTTGATGCTAATGAAATTGTTAAATATGACCGTGAAGAATTAGTTCAACACATTATTCAGATATGACAAAAAGAATATGATGTTCTACGTCAAAATATTATTGATAAATATGGAATTTCATCACTAGCATCATCAGAAAGAAACATTATCCTAAACGTTTTTGATAGTGCATGACAGGATCATATTAACACCATGGACAAATTGCGGAGAAGCACTAACTTAGTACAATATTCACAAAAAAATCCATATCAAATTTATACTCAATTAGGTTCAAAAAAATTCAATCAATTAACTAAACGAATTGCTTTAGAATGTATTACTAACTTAATGAATAACTATGATGCCTTGCCATCATCAAATAGTCAGATTAATTTCCCATGAATTATTGCTCCTAATAGTTTTGATGGTCAAATTTCTGCACAACAACCTAATCTACAAGTTCAGGATTTTATAAAATATTTAGTTGATTCTGAAAGACAAAAACTTGAAAGAGAAGGCGTTCCAGAAGAAGAGATTGTTCAAAGAATTACTGAACTAGAAAATCGAATTATAAAAGAGTTAAAACTTGATAACAATCTTGAAAATCATATTGTTGAAGCTCATGAATTAGTTGATGTCAAAAAATAA
- the tig gene encoding trigger factor, which yields MSRIINKEKTELRISYVLEGQEWQEAIEKAREKLRLNVQIPGFRKGKVPAREADKHISLGEVLEKALRSKLDNIYTEHIAKEIQPTDQIVGREELNIPEFTESKVVVEFIFPIIPEVKLGDYAKLGGKIGSLELSKEELAETEMKIIEKYTVMLDSEEPIKLGDEVNFDFKGFVEGEPFDGGDADGYELKIGSKQFIPGFEDKMIGLKKGEQADLDLAFPENYHVKHLAGKKVVFKVKINGIKTPNLPKIDEQFLKEINITGINTLPEYQEFLEMQTYKNKIADLETKFVEDITKKLIESSEIAISDSLLKSESKKYYDNLLNNLKQQGISEKEYLEFTKNTKDDIFKIFNESAIENLKKSFIFGAIASAEGIKATEEAYTAECQKFADLYKIGIESVKGILRFENFENKFITEQVIETLMKKNDPKHFAKLEEIKKQIQSFDEKQTEKIVAKAKADTEAAAKAKAEEASSQSKK from the coding sequence ATGTCACGAATAATTAATAAAGAAAAGACAGAACTAAGAATTTCATACGTTTTAGAAGGTCAAGAATGACAAGAAGCCATAGAAAAAGCAAGAGAAAAGCTTAGATTAAATGTACAAATTCCAGGATTTAGAAAAGGAAAAGTTCCTGCTCGTGAAGCTGATAAGCACATTAGCTTAGGAGAAGTGCTAGAAAAAGCACTAAGATCAAAACTTGATAACATTTACACTGAGCACATTGCAAAAGAGATTCAACCAACCGATCAAATTGTTGGAAGAGAAGAACTTAACATTCCAGAATTTACAGAATCAAAAGTTGTTGTAGAATTTATCTTCCCAATTATCCCTGAAGTAAAATTAGGTGATTATGCAAAACTTGGTGGAAAAATTGGTTCATTAGAACTTTCAAAAGAAGAACTTGCTGAAACCGAAATGAAAATCATTGAAAAATACACTGTTATGTTAGATAGTGAAGAACCAATAAAATTAGGTGATGAAGTTAACTTTGACTTTAAAGGTTTTGTTGAAGGCGAACCATTTGATGGTGGCGATGCTGATGGCTACGAGTTAAAAATTGGATCAAAACAATTTATTCCAGGTTTTGAAGATAAAATGATAGGACTAAAAAAAGGTGAACAAGCTGACCTTGATTTAGCATTCCCTGAAAATTACCACGTTAAACATTTAGCTGGTAAAAAAGTTGTTTTCAAGGTAAAAATTAACGGAATTAAAACACCAAATTTACCAAAAATTGACGAACAATTTTTAAAAGAAATTAACATTACTGGAATAAATACTTTACCAGAATATCAAGAATTTCTTGAAATGCAAACCTATAAAAATAAAATAGCAGATCTAGAAACAAAATTTGTTGAAGACATTACTAAAAAACTAATTGAAAGTTCAGAAATTGCTATTTCTGATTCACTACTAAAATCTGAATCTAAGAAATACTACGATAATTTATTAAACAACCTAAAACAACAAGGTATTTCAGAAAAAGAATATTTAGAATTTACAAAGAATACAAAAGATGATATTTTTAAAATCTTTAATGAATCAGCTATTGAAAATCTAAAGAAAAGTTTTATTTTTGGTGCCATTGCTAGCGCAGAAGGCATTAAAGCTACTGAAGAAGCTTACACTGCTGAATGTCAAAAATTTGCTGATCTTTACAAAATTGGTATCGAAAGTGTTAAAGGTATTTTAAGATTTGAAAATTTCGAAAATAAATTTATTACTGAACAAGTTATTGAAACCTTAATGAAAAAAAATGATCCAAAACATTTTGCTAAATTAGAAGAAATCAAAAAACAAATTCAATCATTCGACGAAAAACAAACTGAAAAAATTGTTGCAAAAGCTAAAGCCGATACTGAAGCCGCTGCAAAAGCTAAAGCTGAAGAAGCATCTTCTCAATCAAAAAAATAA